One genomic segment of Panicum virgatum strain AP13 chromosome 2N, P.virgatum_v5, whole genome shotgun sequence includes these proteins:
- the LOC120660432 gene encoding LOW QUALITY PROTEIN: probable LRR receptor-like serine/threonine-protein kinase At1g07650 (The sequence of the model RefSeq protein was modified relative to this genomic sequence to represent the inferred CDS: inserted 1 base in 1 codon): protein MNSLNSVQPCLKRNFPCVASNGQYRSSLHINCGDKEATINGIKYEADTTHKGASLLYVTPGSNWAFSSTGNFMDGNINDDNYIATSASKLTIPNSELYTKARLSPLSLTYYGLCMLSGSYTVNLHFAEIVFTNDTTYCSLGKRRFNVFIQGRMVLENFNIEQFSGAAGKPVIKTFQTHVANHTLEIQFYWAGRGTTGIPYRGSYGPLISAISVTPNFQIQLAVEPPATRDSKRSSRPSIALVIGIPIIAIFTALIVGIYCIKKRKRSLMDKELRALDLQIGSFTLRQIKAATRNFDAANKIGEGGFGSVYKGLLSDCTIIAVKQLSSRSKQGNREFVNEIGMISALQHPNLVKLYGCCTEGNQLSLVYEYMENNCLARALFVEKYRLRLDWPTRYKICLGIARGLAYLHEESTIRIVHRDIKASNILLDKDLNAKISDFGLAKLNEDDHTHISTKVAGTIGYMAPEYAMRGYLTDKADVYSFGVVALEVVSGKSNTNYRPKEDFVYLLDWACVLHERGTLLELVDPDLGSNYSTEEALLMLNVALLCTTAAPTLRPKMSKVVXLLEGHTPLQPLLSDLSLAANSLSSSGVRRNFWQNPSESQSLTAEASCNYSNEPSTIDIDGSLRQLMSSMK from the exons ATGAACAGCTT AAATAGTGTTCAGCCATGCTTAAAGAGGAATTTCCCATGTGTTGCTTCTAATGGACAAT ATCGATCTTCATTGCATATTAATTGTGGTGACAAAGAAGCAACTATAAATGGAATTAAATATGAAGCTGACACGACACACAAAGGGGCTTCATTGCTGTATGTAACCCCAGGCTCAAATTGGGCGTTCAGCAGCACTGGGAATTTTATGGACGGCAACATAAATGACGACAACTACATTGCAACAAGTGCATCAAAATTGACCATACCCAATTCAGAGTTGTACACTAAAGCCCGTCTTTCTCCTCTTTCGCTCACATATTATGGGCTTTGCATGTTAAGTGGGAGCTACACAGTTAATCTCCACTTTGCTGAAATTGTTTTCACAAATGATACCACATATTGTAGCCTTGGCAAAAGAAGATTCAACGTGTTCATACAG GGAAGAATGGTGCTCGAGAATTTCAATATTGAGCAGTTCTCTGGTGCAGCTGGAAAACCAGTTATCAAGACTTTCCAAACACATGTCGCAAATCATACTCTAGAGATTCAGTTCTATTGGGCAGGAAGAGGGACAACAGGCATTCCATATAGAGGTTCTTACGGCCCGCTGATATCTGCAATATCAGTAACTCCAA ATTTCCAGATTCAGTTGGCTGTTGAACCTCCAGCAACTCGAGATAGCAAAAGGAGTTCAAGGCCATCCATTGCTTTAGTGATTGGAATCCCAATTATAGCAATATTCACAGCTCTGATTGTTGGCATTTATTGTATTAAGAAGCGGAAAAGGAGTTTGATGGATAAAG AACTCAGAGCTCTTGACCTGCAAATTGGCTCCTTCACTTTGCGACAAATCAAAGCGGCAACTAGGAACTTCGATGCAGCTAACAAGATTGGTGAAGGTGGCTTTGGTTCAGTTTACAAG GGTTTATTATCCGATTGCACCATCATTGCTGTCAAGCAGTTATCATCAAGGTCTAAACAAGGGAACCGGGAATTCGTGAATGAGATAGGCATGATATCTGCACTCCAGCATCCTAACCTTGTCAAACTTTATGGCTGTTGTACAGAAGGAAACCAGCTGTCACTGGTTTATGAGTATATGGAAAACAATTGCCTTGCGCGAGCTCTTTTCG TTGAAAAATATAGACTGAGACTGGATTGGCCAACAAGATACAAGATTTGCCTTGGGATAGCAAGAGGTCTAGCATATCTGCATGAGGAATCTACAATAAGGATTGTACACCGAGATATCAAGGCCAGCAATATACTACTTGACAAAGATTTGAATGCTAAGATTTCAGATTTTGGGCTAGCAAAGCTTAATGAAGACGATCACACCCACATAAGCACAAAAGTAGCTGGAACAAT CGGATACATGGCTCCTGAGTATGCTATGCGTGGTTATTTAACAGATAAAGCTGATGTATACAGTTTTGGTGTTGTTGCTTTGGAAGTTGTCAGTGGGAAAAGTAACACAAACTACAGGCCAAAGGAAGACTTTGTTTATCTTCTAGATTGG GCTTGTGTTCTACATGAGAGAGGAACTCTCCTAGAATTGGTAGATCCAGATCTAGGATCCAATTACTCAACAGAAGAGGCACTCCTGATGTTGAATGTTGCCCTGCTATGCACAACTGCAGCGCCTACACTCAGACCAAAGATGTCGAAAGTTG AGCTGCTTGAGGGCCATACCCCTCTCCAGCCCTTGCTGTCAGACCTCAGCCTTGCAGCAAATAGCCTGAGCTCAAGTGGTGTACGCCGGAACTTTTGGCAAAACCCAAGTGAGAGCCAGAGCCTGACAGCAGAAGCTTCATGTAATTACAGTAATGAACCATCAACCATAGATATAGATGGTAGCCTGAGACAATTGATGAGTTCGATGAAATGA
- the LOC120660436 gene encoding probable NADH kinase, with protein MARRRVLLFLKPFDVYPPRQCAGSAASFPTSLSPPPSQLRATNPKVLSYLDDRCRVHKDTIDLCQSVLENKSLDWTSVQRNNFSQPIRDVDLVITVGGDGTLLRASHFLDSSVPILGVNSDPTCPKEVDELMDEFDARRSTGYLCAATAGNFEQILDATLDGSRRPSELSRISMKLNGIQLPTYALNDILVSHPCPASVSRFSFRKRSNTGESSCLINCRSSGLRVSTAAGSTAAMLSAGGFVMPLSSRELQYMIREPISPTDSDKPLLHGLVKQEQHMLVVWYNQEGSVYFDGSHVVHSIQHGDTLEISSYAPTLKVVLPEHLLMKPSE; from the exons atggcgcgccgccgcgtgctccTCTTCCTCAAGCCCTTCGACGTATACCCTCCCCGGCAGTGCGCCGGGTCCGCGGCCTCCTTCCCCACctccctctcgccgccgccgtcgcagctgCGCGCCACCAACCCCAAG GTTTTAAGTTATCTGGATGACAGGTGCAGAGTTCACAAGGACACGATTGATCTCTGCCAGAGTGTCCTGGAGAACAAGTCCCTTGACTGGACTTCAGTGCAGAGAAATAACTTCTCTCAGCCAATACGTGATGTGGATCTTGTGATCACTGTAGGGGGCGATGGCACTCTTCTTCGAGCTAGCCACTTCCTGGATAGTTCAGTTCCTATTTTGGGTGTCAATTCTGATCCTACTTGTCCAAAGGAG GTTGACGAGTTAATGGATGAATTTGATGCGAGGAGAAGCACAGGGTATCTTTGTGCAGCGACTGCAGGAAACTTTGAacag ATACTTGATGCAACGCTTGATGGCAGTAGACGCCCTTCGGAGCTGTCAAGGATTTCCATGAAACTAAATGGAATTCAGCTACCAACTTATGCTCTGAATGATATATTGGTGTCACACCCATGTCCTGCAAGTGTGTCGCGCTTCTCATTTAG GAAAAGGAGCAATACAGGAGAAAGTTCGTGTTTAATTAATTGTAGGTCAAGTGGTCTAAGGGTCTCGACAGCTGCTGGATCAACTGCTGCTATGCTATCAGCTGGAGGATTTGTGATGCCATTATCAAGCCGTGAGCTTCAGTATATGATAAGAGAACCCATTTCGCCAACAGATTCTGACAAACCACTGCTGCATGGCTTAGTTAAGCAAGAGCAACATATGCTTGTTGTCTGGTACAATCAAGAGGGTTCTGTGTATTTTGACGGTTCGCATGTAGTGCATTCAATTCAGCATGGGGACACACTTGAGATATCCTCATATGCTCCAACCTTAAAAGTTGTTTTGCCAGAACATTTGCTAATGAAGCCATCTGAGTAG